Genomic DNA from Choristoneura fumiferana chromosome 16, NRCan_CFum_1, whole genome shotgun sequence:
CGTATTGTCAGAGGCACACTGAATATTAATGTGAAGCTAGAACGGTCACGTCTTGTGAAGTCCACGCTCCGTCCTTGTCCTGCCCAAATCCAGAACCCCGAAAGCTTTCAACTCTTATTGCATAATCGCTTCCAGTGCCTAGCCGAATGCAAAACAGCGGACGAGATCAACAACGGGCTGGTAGAAACTGTTCAGGCCGTGGGGTCCCTGTTCTTCAAGACTCCGCGCCGGAAAAGACCTCAGAAGCTCTCCAATAAAACCATTAAATTAATGGAACTTCGGAACGAGATGAGGCTGCAATCTTCAACTGACATGTCGGAATATGGCAGACTTAATAGGCGAATCTCAAAATCCATGCGACACGATGTGCGTGCCTTTAATACTGCACGTATTAAGGAAGCAATTGAGCGGAACCAGGGCTCTAAAGtgtttgcaaagaattcgtctattgagaaaagccaaatgactaagttgaagatcgacgatagcagtatcatctcatcgaaaccggagttgttgagagagcttgaaaggttttacgaacagttatatgcctcgacacagaagcccgttgtaggtgcagctcaagataccagagctaaactaacccgtcattacactgaagacatcccagatatcagcctgtacgagattagagtggctctcaaacaacttaaaaacaacaaggctccgggggatgacggaatcacgacagaacttctgagagcgggtggtaaaccggtacttgtagtcctccagaggttatttaattccgtcatactcgagggtaccacgccggaagcatggcacaggagtgtggtggtgctcttcttcaaaaaaggcgacaataccttattgaagaactatagacccatctcactcctgagtcatgtatacaagttgttttcgagggtcattacgaatcgtctcgagcgaagatttgatgatttccagcctcccgaacaagctggattccgtaaaggctttagcaccatagaccacattcacacgctccgccagattatacagaagaccgaggagtataatcggccactatgtttagcatttgtggactacgaaaaagccttcgattcaatcgagacctgggctgtactgcagtcccttcagcgatgccatattgactatagatacatcgaggtgttaaagagtttgtacagcagcgccactatgtcgatccggttgcaggacgagagtacacaaccaatccaactgcagcgaggtgtgagacagggagacgttatttctccgaaactgttcacaaatgcgttggaggacgttttcaagctcttggactggaacaggttcggcatcaatatcaacggcgagtacatcacccatcttcgttttgccgatgatatagtcataatggcggagtcgctggaggggctcaatactatgctcagtgacctcagtatcgtctcccaacaggtgggtcttaagatgaacatggacaagactaaaatcatgtcaaatgtccatgtcacacccgtgccggttatcgttgggaacgatgtactcgaagttgttgaccactatgtttacctgggacaagttgtccagttgggtaggtccaacttcaacaaagaggtcgcccgaagaatccaactcggatgggcagcgttcgggaaacttcgtgatgtcttctcgtccaatattccgcagtgcctgaagactagagtcttcgaccagtgtgtgttgccagtgatgacttatggcgctgagacgtggtccttaactgttggcctcttagagaggctcaaagtcacgcaacgagctatggagagagctatgcttggagtttctttgcgcgatagaatccggaatacggaaattcgtcgaagaactaaagtcactgacatagctggaaaaatatgcaaattgaagtggcaatgggcaggccacatcgctcgaagaacagataaccgttgggggagaaaagtcctcgagtggcgaccacgaaccggaagacgaagcgttggcaggcctcccaccaggtggactgacgacatcgtgagagtagcgggaaaccggtggatgcaagtggcaaattgtcgttcattgtggcgttctaagggggaggcctttgtccagcagtggacgtcttcgggctgatgatgatgatgatgatgaggccaaaaaactggttttctggccataacttttttgttaattcgtTTCAAATAGAAACCCTTGACATGTTTTAAgggacgtcaaagacgaacccaaatatgtagattccgtatatgttagatctttcacgtcaatagatacgaaataagtgttttttggacaatgtttaaaaaaatcatacaaaattaagtcatattcattttttccaaaatccggtaaacagaaaaagagataaaagattgaagaaccggTAGCCGTTTGGATTATAATTCTATTTGTAGTGCAAaggtaggagatacgattcaaaacttgtcaaaaatcgatgaaaacctcgggtagccccttaaggtattagagtttatgtatcgatattttgaccaccttggctgctccgaaatatttgatggcgactCTACCTTTGGAtccaaaataaatctctttctttcattctttaaAATGTTCGCTCAGAAGTTTAAAAACCCGACGGTACTAGCGTATATTACAATGAACTTTTCAAGTTTTGCTATAACCTGCTGGGTTGACAAAAGCCTCTGAAACTATCTTGTCCTACAATAACAGAGTGAAGTAATAATAAACACAGTGCTTTTTAGGTAAATTGTATTAGTTTTGAGGGACGGTGAACCGAAATGGAAGGTAAATAAAGGTCAGCGGATTTCGTCATGTTTGTTTGTGATCCAACGAAAATACGGAGGGGCacacatttttaaaaagaaacacttGAGTTTTGTGTCGACGGTATAGTTTTcttatatttagttatttatttatttctggcatatgtatttttattataaatgattaacttttacccgcggcttcgtacgcgtaaatAATTACGCCTAGCAATGGAATAAAGTTCGTATTATAATTACGCATAATTTTCCAGGAAATTACATCATGAGTGTTATTTAAGTTACATAAAGAAACCCGCGCTGTATTTTTTCGTGTCTCTCTTAGGAATGTAacgataaaaaaacaaaaaaacaacttaacaCACACATGCGCGCGCGCacatacgcacacacacacatacacacacacacgcaggcaagcacgcacgcacgcacgcacgcacgcacgcacgcacgcacgcacgcacgcacgcacgcacgcacacatgcGCGCGCGCacatacgcacacacacacatacacacacacacgcacgcacgcacgcacgcacgcacgcacgaacGCAcgaacgcacgcacgcacgcacgcacgcacgcacgcacgcacggcTGAGTGGTGATAGGTGTGCCTGATACACACATAATTTTCGTATTTACTcgtataataatagtaggatACTAGAGCCCTAACCTGCTTCTATAACAGAATAACTAGTACAAACTTAAACTAGTTAAAATAAAGGAGCTCGTAATCCTTCTATGGCCGGCAATTCCGAAATGTATTAAAATCTTTGCTACAAAGGAACACAATGTAATATGTCTGGTGAAACCCTTAACTAATCCCACTAAATTAAATGTCTTGGCAAGCTTCAGATAAAGATTGGAGCAATGCAAGGAATACAATTCCATTGATCTAAAGATATAGGTAACCAGTACTATTAATCATtcaggagttccctcctgcggagacgatcctgacagCACCACCAagctgtcactaccagattattagaggtttattgtcaccaaatttacgtatgtatgtatgctaattttcaagccagttggctgtttttttttttagggtacacctcccatagacgtaaagtgatttttttcctcatccagccctatagtgtgggatatcgttggataggtcttttaaaaccattaggggtgtgctaaaacgatttttcgatacattgatttttttgcgaaatattcgactttaaagtgcaaattttcataaaatcgagcgtcccccctcccggcgggtggaaaaatttgaaaaaattcaggatggttgtaagtatatctaactttcaaggaaaactataacggctaagtttgctagaattattggtagttttaggggctgtttcaccgtccattgattagtgttaactgacggttaaatgagatgccgtttctatttgttttgatcgaatagacggagacggcatcacatttaaccgtcggttaacgctaatcaatggatggcgaaacagccccttactcttaaatagcagcctaaggtataaaatatacctaaacttggaagattccgtataaaatacgaaatccttagaaaaatattacttattttttcgtaatagctacggtaacctattttgggcgtgtccgacacgctcttggctggtttttttatttttattttagcaaacgagtattttataaaaagtttAAACCAGTTGAAAATATTGACGTTACCTTGTCATTGACAGATGAAGTGTTCCTGTTGGCCGCCATTTAGGAGAATAATAAGATTTACGACTAATTAGTTTAAAAACCACTGTGTAAAGAGTAAATGGCCCGAGGAATAAAACTAGCAGAATCTCTTGATAGAGGATTTTACGAAGTATACTCGACTCATTCCCCTTCAATACTATTTGGCGTCAAACCGTCCGACAGGAGGCATTTGAAAGCGATTTCATGGATAATAATACTGCAATGTAAGTTTTTTCAATGGAAAAACGTGTTTTACATGTATTCACatagatatatttgttacgggatgtagaccgtcatcatcatcatcatcagccggaggacgtccactgttgaacaaaacaATGGCCTccccgagtactgccttttcgcaacgtaacgtttggcaacctgtttcatttcgcaacttttcatttcgcaaactctaaaactgtaaacatttcaggatttaattcagggccatcgtgtttCTACACGCACGATGaccctttgggttaggttaggttagttttataaaaatcctgaagtatttacagtttcagaaatattaaacagttgggaaatgaaaagttgcgaaatgaaacaggttgccaaacgttattcgccgaaacattagtaaacctggCCTCCCCCTGTGaacacaatgaacgacaactcgccacttgaaccaccagttgcctgcaactctcgcAAAGTCGTCaatgggcgttttaaaaaatcttttcttttttcaaattttgaaaaaaatatgattttttgctactcagaatcaagagcacaatcgattccgatcgtttaaaaaaaatcccctttttttcatacaaaattttatgagtcagttttgtcacgcccatactgagtgtatgagtgtgtgtgtgtgtgaaggtcgcggatgagcaaagaaattattttagttcattgatatggacctccgcaaagtaacgcctgattcaattaattatgaaaaaaacgtcgcaaaactgtttttttttttaactgagtaggataaaccatattttttcaaaaaaaaggtgcagtttttttttaaaacgccccaATTTACGTGACCTAGTCAGAGGCCTGGCAACACTTAGTCTTTCGTTTTAGGGCCCGTTTCCACCAAGGACGTATTGcaagaaatgtatttttcatgaaacacttcatttacctcagctcactccgctcagctgttttcactAGAGATGTGTCAGAAGATCGGTaactaaatgaagcgttttatgaaaaaacacatcctcgcaacaccATGCTCGCACatttttggtggaaacgcatctTTATGGTTGCCACCTGAAAACTATTCTCCGgcaacgaatattttttttcgtctgTGATTGCCTTTAATGATCTgtcttaaataaatgtatattttaagcACTCCTTTGGAAGTTACACGTCATAAAAATAatgcaaatctaactgaactaAGAGTGCGTCAGTGTATTTTAAACACCAGCATATTCTATCCTTCAAGGttttgatttatattttgatattgcatgagcttttttttattaagagagggaggcaaacaagcaagctTATAACATTGCTGTCTTTAGCAAATCGGCAATCAACTAAGCCGTCTTGCAAAGCCATCTGGATCAACATACACGATTGACGATCCATATACGAACACACCAAATCCATCTGAGCGTTAGTAACGCCTCTGTATGCGCACAGATCACGTGCCTTGTCTGAGAATAGGGAATAGGCCCAACTGGTTCCCTTACCTACCATGTAAACGTCATCCATTAAGCCGCAAGCCCTTTGGTTCCGTGCTTTGACCGAGGCGACGGGTAGAGACCCGGAAAATTGGCGGTTTCTAAAAGGCGACAATTTTCACGGAGCTCCGAAAACTGAGGGGTACATACAATTGCGGAATTGGTTTTCATATCAgtacaattaataaatattatgaaatttataaTTGCGAAGTGAGTTTGCTTGTTTCTTACGCTTTTACGCTTAAAGCACTCAACCGATTgtgttcaaatttggcattgaGTATCTCCTACATAGGATACCTACGTAATTATTGCATTTTAAACGAGTCGATGATAATGTAAGGTTTTGTTGCGACTCGAAATTGACACCAATCTTTTTGTAGTTTGTACATTTGCAGTTTTAGAACAATATGCATggccaaataaaatatttatcaaacgaaacatttgtaaaaaaaaattctggTTAACATTAGTGAACCGACGTTCTCGCATACTAACTATGTTATATGCCCAGGTCTTGCAGCATACCTGGTGACAGTATCAGTGTTCAGCTGTCTCTGGAATCCAGAGAACGGCTTCTTCGAACTGGACATACTGTTCCGTGTCATGTACCTGTACGACACGGATGCCTGTGGCGCGCAAGTACACATCATGCATATAGACGAGCTGGTGCTTAGCAACGAGACTTATGGGCTGGCGGTGCTGCCTATAAAGCACAGGTCGCCTCTCATGAGCGTGATATCGCAGCTGCCAGAGAAAACGAAAAAGTATGTATTGTACGTAGATGATGTCATAGAAATAATTATACTAAGTATAACAACTGACAACTGGTGGAGTAAAGGATTTCTTGAGCGGAGCCCTTTGGTCAGATGGAGTggcgatctgcgaaaggctgctagTAGAAGCTGGATGTGTCGAGCCGAGGACAAGGCTTATTGGGAGAGGCGTCTATCAGCTGACTACtacaggctgatgatgataaatattaCATATCAGAAAGTGTGCGCAGTATGTGCGtgtgtttgtaactccttcacgccAAAACGCGAAGCGGTTGAATAAATGATGAAAGCTGTGTAGAGCTGAAATTCGTATCGCCAAAACTTATATcgtaaaaaatcttttatatgAAACACATAATCACACACAATAATCTTGTTTGACTGAACACCTTGTGTGGTGTGAAAAATGTAAGTTCTGtatggggtcgcagttctaacccaacctaacctactatGCAGGTACCAGGTCGTCTCTTTgtaaggtcacagttctaacctaacctacttttctgtcgTTTCTATTTAGTgcttttcttgggaaaatactACGGTGGTTAGATACAAACAAACACTTAACTACAAAACTTTCCTGTCTTATATTGCAGTTATTTAATCATGAGCGTGTGTTTGCATACCTTCTGGTTGGCCACCGCTTTGATTCTGAGGGTTTTCATTAATGTTGAAGACCTGGAAGTATTCGTGATCGTCCTCAGGATCGTCTACTTCACTTCGCTTTTTGTCATCTTCTTCGATATCTGCTTGGGCGTGGTGTACATCGCTCACATCCAGCAGAGCTTGACCAAAGGGATGATACTAAGGTACCTTGTGCTACAATAATCCACACTTCCATACTCATATACGATGGTCATGGGGGTCTGAAGCAAATTCTGATGCATTACataactatgaagtttctgaatactGTCAATGTGAACCATTGGCAGAAATATTGTACTTACAGGTCGATTTACAAGAGCTGAgtgcctactccgaaattcaaaaatcgattttttttatcgaacgacatgaacttcgattttcgaatttcagagtaCTGGCACGAATGGaatgaacgaaagtaatgtcacttggacatttttgttggaaaatgacagatgcatggcattttcatatttgtgctaagtgtattcaaataggaaACAGAGAGATATTTTCATTCCATCCATTCGTACTAGCTCTTGTGAATCTACTTGTACTATTCTGTCACACGCGTTGACATTAAGCTACgagtacctatatattatatatattactacaagcttttgcccgcggctttgcttggCTCGGGAACTATGcctttttccgggattaaaagtagcctctCATCATCAGATCAAAAGTCACTCTCTAGCTCATAAACTATCCCTAtggccaaaatcacgtcgatccgtctctccgtttcaacgtgaaagacggacaaacatacaaacacacacactttcgcatttataataatcatTTCACTTTCATTTTCTTTCTCAGGTATAGCGGATGGGGAAAGGTACGCGGTATCAATAACATTGACGAGTTCGGTGGTTGGGTACCGATGATTGCCTCCGCTGCCTGGATGCGAGGAATCATCGTCCTTATTGTCAATATCTTCAACTGCAAAGTCATTCGTTTCATCATCGGAAAAATCAAGAAGAAAAAGGTCAAAAGGCGTCTCGCTGACAAGACTAATATACCGTTCCCTGATAGTAGAAACTCTCAGTTTACAGATGGTAATTCGTTGTATTTCCGAACGGGTGAGAGTACGCCGTACTGTGGTAAAAGGTATTTAAGTGATTTGGAGTAATTTTTGCCGACCGACGTCCAGTTGGGAGGGTATTAAGTATTATCGCCTATACTatgaattttaatgaatattctGTAACTACTACAATTCACTGGTGTGTAAAGACAAAGCCACAGATTGAAATGCTTCTGTAGTTGCTATTTTacaaaatagatttaaaaagtTTGTCTGAAAATAGATGGCCGCGTTGTTGAGGCTGAAAAGTACTACGACTGCAGATTTGCAAACGCAGCGTAGGGCGTTCACCAAGAAAATGGGATTTGCTCCCATCGTTTGTATACTTATTTCGGACGGATACAATCCTAGGCTAGAGTGAATATGCCGTTGCTTAGCCAGATAGTTACACATTAGACTTCATTGTCACTTTCCATCCGGTGAGATAGGgtagataatagtacattgtgtcttaagggcggtaaacaaggaattacgaacgagagtctattagaagcccgaagtcgaagactgagggctttaatgagtcgatgttcgtaattctagtaccacccgtgcgacatacaatgtttttcatcacatttgcgagtaaaattgtatatttgtaaaagaaaaactaagatttttccaaaaattgccgataccgctgactacgctcttggcagcgccagcctccgcgccaccCCACCCCACGTAGCATGTGCCCGACCACGCAGTGCGGtatcaaactcatttaccgaccttgggcttcatgacatgaaaattagtacgggcaatgactcatttaccgaccacgggtttcatgacaagcacattaaggtcgagggttttatttggggggttgcaaccaaggtagcctgcatgttacgacactgtttacgagcaagtgtgatgaaaaatgttGTACTTCATTTAAAAAGCCTACTGCACTAGTTGTTTTATCATTTTGTAAGTGGTTCAAGTTTGCTTATCTAATTaagtgaatttaataaaataatggtttatggttaactttcttttttttcttggttATTACGAGACTTTTCAAATAAAGAGACTAGCAATTTGCATTCATTTATATCCAGAAaacgggcagcagcgtcttctgcgtGCACTATCAGTGCAATTATGCGATCCGAAGCTGCCGCCGAGCAGGGGATTACTCAAGCCTTCCACCTCATAATGAATAGTCCAATTCTGCCGCGGCCCCCAGTCACTGTCGGCTactttttaactcccgacgcaaaagaggggtgttataagtttgaccgctatatgtgtctgtctttctgtttgtggcaccgtagctcttaaacgagtgggcCGATTTGCATgcggtaaatgaagcgtttctactgGTACATGTGACACATTGCGCAACACATCCtagcacatctttggtggaaacgctatTTACAAACAACCGGTTGATGCAAGCGgcagttgtcgttcattgtagcgttcaaAGGGGGGGGAAGCTTTTGTTCAacacagtggacgtctttcagttGACGATGATTATGATACTGGTTTCCATTCTcctattataccgggtgtggcctgtaatcatcccagcctatatacgtcccactgctgggcacaggcctcctctcagaacaagagggcttgggccatagttcccacgcgggcccagtgcggattgggaacttcgcacgaaccattgaatcgcttcgcaggtttgtacgggtttcctcacgatgttttccttcaccgcaaagctcgtggtaaatttcaaatgtaattccggacatgaatttcgaaaaactcagaggtgcgagccggggttcgaacccacgaccctctgcttccttccactaggccaccacggcgtgtggcctgtaatatgagcaaataattaaaacatatcatactcctcaaactgaacaacattagttcagcgacttttaaaagtaattagttcatttttttatttttattacacttttaagtttattctaagcagcaatgtaaagcaaaatgtttgatgtttgtagcgtgacaggcgacgtcagttgtgttccaggatggcgtacattgatagcagtatttaatttgtatgaaaaaaggaaaattaaacatttcattatttttaaaagtcgctgaactaatgttgtttagttcgACGAGGActaatctatgttttaattttttgctcgaattacaggccacacccggtataattacTTTTGCCAAGGACTTATTcgttataagtatgtatttattttactgctTGAACAAGCCGATATTGAACAgcaaagaaaatataatatgtatatttcatGTCTCGAATTTGACTGTAACAAATCTGACAAAACCCACACATGAACGAAGTAGAGGGCAAAAGCTAGGTTTTAACTCAACAAGAAGATTATCAAATTTCGAAACATCCATCACAAATACTGATCAACCTGACaattgtcaagggcagacctcttgaggggaggtttgaccttaaaggaggcctagtaagttattctttgagtaaaacaataagactttttaacaattttttaattaaaattgaacacaaaaaataacaggcctaatttgacaaaattaaaagtaaaagtattacgagaatctcaggtagtgagttcaagagattttattgagaggtggttctgattattcggtctcactggcctacacttccctggagtcggagagaagaacccggagcgaagaggctggccacagcaggggggcctggtccagctgagtggtcgtcggtgccgaggtcaaaaggggccttagggcggcaggacgagcagcctggacaagtgttccacgcaggagcga
This window encodes:
- the LOC141436296 gene encoding uncharacterized protein; this translates as MARGIKLAESLDRGFYEVYSTHSPSILFGVKPSDRRHLKAISWIIILQCLAAYLVTVSVFSCLWNPENGFFELDILFRVMYLYDTDACGAQVHIMHIDELVLSNETYGLAVLPIKHRSPLMSVISQLPEKTKNYLIMSVCLHTFWLATALILRVFINVEDLEVFVIVLRIVYFTSLFVIFFDICLGVVYIAHIQQSLTKGMILRYSGWGKVRGINNIDEFGGWVPMIASAAWMRGIIVLIVNIFNCKVIRFIIGKIKKKKVKRRLADKTNIPFPDSRNSQFTDGNSLYFRTGESTPYCGKRYLSDLE